GTCTGTCGGCGTAATATTTGTTTACGATGAGAAATGCGTGAATGACACCTGGAACGTAACCCAAAATGGTCAATATGATGTTCAGCAAAAACGACCCGACGTAACCAGTAGACAAAACCGCCAAGGGTGGCAAAAAGCACAAAAAGTAACGCATGATAATGCCCCTCCGTCCGTATGGTACTTTTGAATTATTTTACCATAGGACGGAGGGGAGAAGTAAACCGTTTCAATCACCAAGCCCTTACGGCGTCGGATTCGTCACCACAATGTCCGACTGCAGGAACATGGTGGCCGTGAAGGTCAGCGCCGCGTTCACGGCGGCAGCGTCCATCTTAACCGACACGTATGCGTCGAACTGATGCGCCGTGCCGTCCGGGTACTCGACCTTGAACGTTGCCACCTCATTGTTTTCCTGCAACCCGCGCAAGATGCGGTAGTTGCTTGTAGGTCCGCTGTTGTCGTACAGGAATTTGAATTGCAGGTCACCCAAGTCACGAACGCCGGAAATGTATTTCCGCACACTGTCCGCCAAGGTCGTGACCTCAACCCTTTCCGGATCTCCACCGATTTCCGGCACTTCCATGAGCAACGGGATCTCCTCGAAATCCGTCATCCCGCTTTTCTTGTACGAAAGCGTCGTGTCTTTCGAAAGAATTCCGGACAATTGCGCTCACCTCACTGGTATACAAGATTCGACCGCACGTCAACGACGCCGCGGTAACGCATGGTTTTGTGGATGATTCCGCTCGGGTCCGGCACGTCAGCTGCGAATTGCCGGCGGAAGCCGATGCTGTTCATTTTTTCGTCCACCTGCTGCGCGATCTGTCCGGTCGAGC
This region of Bacillus thermozeamaize genomic DNA includes:
- a CDS encoding phage tail protein, whose translation is MLSKDTTLSYKKSGMTDFEEIPLLMEVPEIGGDPERVEVTTLADSVRKYISGVRDLGDLQFKFLYDNSGPTSNYRILRGLQENNEVATFKVEYPDGTAHQFDAYVSVKMDAAAVNAALTFTATMFLQSDIVVTNPTP